The Leifsonia poae region CCGACACCGAGACGCCGAAGCCGGCATTACGCCTTCGATGACATCAACTACATCCGGAACTCGGTGAAGGCCACGGTCGATGCCTACGACGGCTCGGTCACGCTCTACGCCTGGGACGATAAAGACCCGGTGCTGAAGACCTGGCGAGAAGATCTTCCCGAGCACGGTGAAGCCGATGAGCGATATTGAGCGCCCAGCTGATGAGCCACGTGCGCTACCGGCCGATATGTTCAAAGTGCAGCGTTCCGTCCTCGGCCAGTACCACGTCACCGACGCCGGGTCGTTCTATTCGCGCGACGATCTGCCTGACGACACCGAACGACCCGACCTCCGACGCGGGGAGCGCTGCTCCCCAGCAGCCTCCGTACTATCTGACGCTGCAGATGCCGGGCAGAAGCAACCCGA contains the following coding sequences:
- a CDS encoding UPF0182 family protein; the protein is MKATVDAYDGSVTLYAWDDKDPVLKTWREDLPEHGEADERY
- a CDS encoding UPF0182 family protein is translated as MSDIERPADEPRALPADMFKVQRSVLGQYHVTDAGSFYSRDDLPDDTERPDLRRGERCSPAASVLSDAADAGQKQP